Within the Labilithrix sp. genome, the region CGCACCGAGCATCTCGCTCACGCTCCACCGCTTCACGAGCCCTTCCTCGATCAGCTCGTCGACCAGGTCGCGCAGGTCGAAGAGCTCCCGCAGCTGCGCTTCGGTCAGTTCCGCGGAGGACATGCGCTGCATTGTGCCACTTGCCGGCTGAGGTCCACAGGCCTAAAGAGCTGACCCATGCGTAAGGACTGGGTCTCGAAGCGAAGCGGCGCCACCGTCACGCAGATGCACTATGCCCGGCAAGGCCTCGTCACCGAGGAGATGGCCTACGTCGCGAAGCGCGAGAAGGTCGAGCTGGAGCTGGTCCGGAGCGAGGTCGCGCGCGGGCGCATGATCATCCCGGCCAACGTCAACCACCTGAACCTCGAGCCGATGGGCATCGGCATCGCGCTCTCGTGCAAGGTCAACGCGAACATCGGATCGTCCGCGGTGACGAGCGAGGTCGAGGGCGAGCTCAGGAAGCTCGCGGTGTCGCTCAAGTACGGCGCCGACACGGTGATGGACCTCTCGACCGGCGGCGACATCAACGGCATCCGCCAGGCGATCATCGACGCGTCGCCGGTGCCGATCGGCACGGTGCCGATCTACCAGGCGCTGCAGGAGGTGAAGTCCGTCAAGAAGCTCACCGCCGCCGACATGATCGACATGCTCGAGCATCAGGCGAAGCAGGGCGTCGACTACTTCACGATCCACGCCGGCGTGCTGGTGCAGTACCTCGAGCTCGTGAAGGACCGCATCACCGGGATCGTCTCGCGCGGCGGCTCGATCATGGCGCAGTGGATGATCGAGCATCACAAGCAGAACCCGTTCTATACGCACTGGGACAAGGTGCTGGAGATCTGCGCGAAGTACGACGTGTCGATCAGCGCGGGCGACGGCCTCCGCCCCGGCTGCCTCGCCGACGCGAGCGACAAGGCGCAGTTCGCGGAGCTCGCGACGCTCGGCGAGCTCACCAAGCGCGCCTGGGAGAAGGACGTCCAGGTCATGATCGAGGGCCCCGGCCACGTGCCGTTCGATCAGATCGAGATGAACGTGAAGAAGGAGATGGAGCTGTGCCACGAGGCGCCGTTCTACGTCCTCGGCCCCCTCGTCACCGACATCGCGCCCGGCTACGACCACATCACGAGCGCGATCGGCGCGACGATGGCGGGGACCGCCGGCGCGGCGATGCTCTGCTACGTGACGCCGAAGGAGCACCTCGGCCTCCCCGACGAGGAGGACGTGAAGCAGGGGATGATCGCGTACAAGATCGCGGCCCACGCCGCCGACGTCGCGCGCAAGCGCCCCGGCGCGCGCGACCGCGACGACGCGCTCAGCCGCGCGCGCTACGCCTTCGACTGGAAGGAGCAGTTCCGCCTCTCGATCGATCCCGAGGTCGCGCAGTCGATGCACGACGAGACGCTCCCCGACGAATACTTCAAGACCGCCGAGTTCTGCTCGATGTGCGGTCCGAAGTTCTGTTCGATGCACATCAACCGCGCGGTCGAGGACTTCAACAAGAAGGTCGACGAGGACAAGAAGGCCGGCAAGCGCACGCTCGACGTCTTTGCGGGCTAACAAGCTCAAGTCGACGCTCGCGCTGCTGAGGGGGCTCCAGCCTCGCGTGCGCCTCGCGCTCGCCGGCGTCGGCGCGCTCTTCCTCGCGATCCTCTTCGCGACGTGCGGGGCGTGCCGGCGCTCCCCGGATCAGCCGCCGGCGGCGGCGGGCTCCGCCTCGGCGCAGCCGAGCGCGACGACGTCGGGCGCGCGGCTCCGCGTGGCGGCGTCGGCGGCGGGGGTGATCGATCCGATGATGTGGTCGCACGCGCGGAAGGGCGACGTCGAGAGCCTGCAGACGCTCGCGGTGCACGAGGGCGCGTCCGGGCTCGTGGAGGCGGCGGAGGTGGACGCGTCGCTCCGGCCGATCGCGATCCGCGCGATGGCCTACGCCGAGGGGTGGGCGCAGACGCCGTACCTCGCGCGGCGCGCGGCGGAGGCGGACGACGACGAGGCGCGGCTCGCGCTCGACTCCGTCCACGAGCTCGCCGCGCGGCGGCGCACGAACGTCGACGTCGAGGACGTGGAGGAGCTCGCGGAGGGCTGCGGCCTCCTCATCGCGCTCGGCAAGGACGGCGACAAACCCCGCTGGCGGAGGGTCCACGCGATCCGTGCGCTGAGAATGATGCCTTGTCCCAAGCCCGAGGACATCCCGTCGGATCTCGACGCCAAGTGAGGTAGTCTGGGCGATCTGATGGGCGATAGTGGGGCAAGTCCGAACGTCTACGCGAGCGAGGCCTACTTCAATCAGCTGCTCGCGAAGGCGGTGGCAGCGAAGGCGAGCGACATCCATCTGAAGGTCGGCATCCCGCCGGGCGCGCGCGTCCGCGGCGAGATCGTGTTCTTCCGCACCGAGCCGCTGCGGAAGGAGGACACCGACAACATCGCGCGCCTCGTCATCGGCGATCCGCAGAAGCGCGCCGAGCTCGCGACGCTGCGCGAGCACGACTGCGCGTACGCCGCGCCGGGCGTGGGGCGCTTCCGCGTGAACGTCTACCGCCAGCGCGGGACGCTCGGCATCGTCATGCGCTCGATCCCGACCAAGATCCCGAGCTTCGACGACCTCGGGCTGCCGACGCCGTGCCAGTACCTCGCCGAGCGCGAGCGCGGGCTCGTCCTCGTCGTCGGCGCGGCCGGCAACGGCAAGAGCTCCACCCTCGCCGCGATGATCGGCCACCTCAACCAGACGCAGCCGCTCCACATCGTCACGATCGAGGACCCGATCGAGTTCCTCCATCAGGACGACAAATCGAGCATCAGCCAGCGCGAGGTCGGCATCGACACCGGCACCTTCGCCGACGCGCTCCGCGCCGCGCTCCGTCAGGATCCGGACGTCATCCTCGTCGGCGAGATCCGCGACGAGCTCACGCTCGACATCGCGCTGAAGGCGGCGGAGACGGGCCACCTCGTCATGTCGACGCTCCACACCCCCGACGTCACGCGCACGGTCGGCCGCATGCTCGCCCTCGCGCCGCGCGGGCAGCCGGGATCGACCGAGGAGCTCCGCGAGCGCATCGCGGACTCGCTCCAGGGGATCGTCGCGCAGCGCCTCCTCCCGAAGAAGGACGGCGCCGGCCTCGTCCTCGCGGCGGAGGTGCTCGTCGCGACCGGCACCGTGCGCGAGACGATCAAGCGGCCGGAGGGCAACCCACCGCTCAAGGAGCTGATGGAGAAGGGCACCCACCCGTACGCGATGCAGACCTTCGAGATGCACCTGAAGGCGCTCCTCCAGCAGGGCCTCCTCGAGAAGGAGGTCGCTCGCGCGGCGGCCGGTTTCTAGGGGCTGATGAATCGAAGGGCGCTCGCGATCATCGGGTTGGCGGCGGTGGGCTCGGCCGCGCCCGTCCTCGACGCGGGGCCGCCTCCGGCCGCGCCGGCGCCGGCCGCTCCGGTGTCGGGTCCCGCGCCCGACGTCCTCACGATCGTGAAGGCGAAGGACGCCGACACGCCGAAGGCGATCGGGACCTGCGATCCCGCGCAGGCGAAGGGCGCGCAGCGGATCGGGATCGCGCACGTCAACGATCTCCAGGCGCGGTACTCGGATCGGATCGCGGGCAAGAGCCGCTACGCGTACGTCGCGGCGTACCTGAAGCTCCTGAAGACGGCGCAGCCCACGCTCGTCCTCGACGCCGGCGGCGACTACGAGAAGGGCTCGATCGCGGACCTGCGATCGAACGGCGAGACGACGCGGCAGATCGTGCAGGCGATGCCGATCGACGTCCGCACGCTCGGCGATCACGACTTCGGCTACGGCGAGAACGTGGTCCTCCGCGACGTGCGGCTGAGCGCGCATCCGGTGCTCGCGGCGAACGTCCGCCACGCCGGCGAGAGCGCGGCGAAGCCGCTGTTCCGTCCTTGGGCGCGGTTCGACGTCGGCTGCGTGAAGGTCGGCGTCATCGGGCTCGTCACCCAGAACCGCGGCGCCGACGATCAGCCGAGCTCGGCGCCGTTCGACGACGTGTTCCAGCAAGACCCGCGCTACGGCGCGGTCCTCGAGCGCGAGGCGAAGGCGCATCGCGCCGAGGTCGACGTCCTCATCGCGCTCACGCACCTCGGCTACGCCGACGACCTCACGCTCGCGCGGAA harbors:
- a CDS encoding bifunctional metallophosphatase/5'-nucleotidase, which gives rise to MNRRALAIIGLAAVGSAAPVLDAGPPPAAPAPAAPVSGPAPDVLTIVKAKDADTPKAIGTCDPAQAKGAQRIGIAHVNDLQARYSDRIAGKSRYAYVAAYLKLLKTAQPTLVLDAGGDYEKGSIADLRSNGETTRQIVQAMPIDVRTLGDHDFGYGENVVLRDVRLSAHPVLAANVRHAGESAAKPLFRPWARFDVGCVKVGVIGLVTQNRGADDQPSSAPFDDVFQQDPRYGAVLEREAKAHRAEVDVLIALTHLGYADDLTLARKHGALVDVIVGGHGGDTLRDPGVVLHPPAKTKTWIVQAGHFGEHVGYGDIVVSSKEPRKVELEKYRMVDVDDKLKDADKAIDDLVKKLEDAVTPDAQKPIGKTNAAIARGKGMVDVVWRAAKEQWQLDALIVGKDLFAAGLPKGDVTLQRLYDAMLVQKRPAGSTGTSSIYVQEIQGDEASSLLRSFQPRGNYEWSGLQRFDPTKKYKIGFDKRAATYPKQLFGLASKAVRATFAGELIDVVEPWVRARAAKGQSIDP
- a CDS encoding PilT/PilU family type 4a pilus ATPase — translated: MGDSGASPNVYASEAYFNQLLAKAVAAKASDIHLKVGIPPGARVRGEIVFFRTEPLRKEDTDNIARLVIGDPQKRAELATLREHDCAYAAPGVGRFRVNVYRQRGTLGIVMRSIPTKIPSFDDLGLPTPCQYLAERERGLVLVVGAAGNGKSSTLAAMIGHLNQTQPLHIVTIEDPIEFLHQDDKSSISQREVGIDTGTFADALRAALRQDPDVILVGEIRDELTLDIALKAAETGHLVMSTLHTPDVTRTVGRMLALAPRGQPGSTEELRERIADSLQGIVAQRLLPKKDGAGLVLAAEVLVATGTVRETIKRPEGNPPLKELMEKGTHPYAMQTFEMHLKALLQQGLLEKEVARAAAGF
- the thiC gene encoding phosphomethylpyrimidine synthase ThiC, which translates into the protein MRKDWVSKRSGATVTQMHYARQGLVTEEMAYVAKREKVELELVRSEVARGRMIIPANVNHLNLEPMGIGIALSCKVNANIGSSAVTSEVEGELRKLAVSLKYGADTVMDLSTGGDINGIRQAIIDASPVPIGTVPIYQALQEVKSVKKLTAADMIDMLEHQAKQGVDYFTIHAGVLVQYLELVKDRITGIVSRGGSIMAQWMIEHHKQNPFYTHWDKVLEICAKYDVSISAGDGLRPGCLADASDKAQFAELATLGELTKRAWEKDVQVMIEGPGHVPFDQIEMNVKKEMELCHEAPFYVLGPLVTDIAPGYDHITSAIGATMAGTAGAAMLCYVTPKEHLGLPDEEDVKQGMIAYKIAAHAADVARKRPGARDRDDALSRARYAFDWKEQFRLSIDPEVAQSMHDETLPDEYFKTAEFCSMCGPKFCSMHINRAVEDFNKKVDEDKKAGKRTLDVFAG